In Chitinophaga sp. HK235, a single window of DNA contains:
- a CDS encoding glucose 1-dehydrogenase — MEKAMNKVALVTGAATGIGRAIAIRLAKDGIAVAVNYVGNSKEADEVVNEIKNAGGTAAGFQADVSVVEEIDKLFNAVSAKFGGIDIVVANAGIAVMGIPIIDVTEADFDRINAVNYKGTYFVLQQAAKHVRDGGRIIQISSTSSLYPAAGLGIYAPSKAAGKVITEILAQELGHRKISVNSVFPGPTTTPLLQKEISKEEMERISQNMNLGRMGEPEDIAGVVAFLAGPEGAWINGQQIIVNGGGRI; from the coding sequence ATGGAAAAAGCAATGAATAAAGTAGCACTGGTAACTGGTGCAGCAACCGGGATTGGTCGCGCGATTGCCATTCGTTTGGCAAAAGACGGAATTGCGGTAGCCGTTAACTATGTGGGCAATTCGAAAGAAGCTGATGAAGTAGTGAATGAAATCAAAAATGCTGGCGGCACTGCAGCAGGCTTTCAGGCAGATGTGAGTGTAGTGGAAGAAATCGATAAACTTTTTAATGCCGTAAGTGCAAAATTTGGCGGAATTGATATTGTAGTGGCCAATGCGGGAATTGCTGTAATGGGTATTCCCATTATTGATGTTACAGAAGCAGACTTCGACCGCATCAATGCTGTAAACTATAAAGGAACCTATTTTGTATTGCAACAAGCAGCCAAACACGTTAGGGATGGTGGACGCATTATTCAAATATCTTCAACGAGTTCACTTTATCCTGCAGCAGGACTCGGAATTTATGCACCAAGTAAGGCTGCAGGTAAAGTGATTACCGAAATCCTGGCACAAGAACTTGGGCATCGTAAAATATCAGTCAACAGCGTTTTTCCAGGACCAACAACGACACCTCTATTACAAAAGGAGATTTCAAAGGAAGAAATGGAAAGAATCAGCCAAAATATGAACTTAGGAAGAATGGGAGAGCCTGAAGACATAGCGGGTGTAGTTGCATTCTTAGCCGGCCCTGAAGGGGCCTGGATAAATGGACAACAAATAATTGTAAATGGAGGTGGTAGAATATAA
- a CDS encoding dihydrofolate reductase family protein — MNKLILETQISIDGFIADKNGGTDWMIWNWGPEWNWDEDLQLYHTNLNKSASTIIISGQMAKEGFNAHWHNAASNQNDKRYDFAHHIHNASKYVISATLTKDVEIPGGWHKTDILNGDLKDAITTLKKSEAGNIIVYGGATLVSNLINEDLIDEYHLMVNPVAIGSGLSIFQKPKHLKLIKSTSFTCGVIVNQYCK; from the coding sequence ATGAACAAACTAATTCTGGAAACTCAGATTAGTATAGACGGCTTTATAGCAGATAAAAATGGTGGCACAGATTGGATGATTTGGAACTGGGGGCCAGAATGGAATTGGGATGAAGATTTACAATTGTATCACACTAATCTGAATAAATCCGCCAGCACAATTATCATCAGCGGCCAAATGGCAAAAGAAGGTTTTAACGCGCATTGGCATAATGCTGCTTCTAATCAAAATGATAAGCGGTACGATTTTGCCCATCATATTCATAATGCATCTAAGTATGTAATTTCAGCTACTTTAACTAAAGATGTTGAAATACCAGGAGGATGGCATAAGACCGATATTTTAAATGGTGATTTAAAGGATGCCATTACAACATTGAAAAAATCTGAAGCTGGTAATATAATTGTCTATGGAGGTGCAACACTTGTTTCTAACCTGATAAATGAAGATTTGATTGATGAGTACCATTTAATGGTGAATCCTGTTGCTATAGGAAGCGGCTTATCCATTTTTCAAAAACCGAAGCATTTAAAACTGATAAAATCTACTTCATTTACATGTGGAGTTATTGTCAATCAGTATTGTAAATGA
- a CDS encoding LytTR family DNA-binding domain-containing protein, producing MLKRKVIICDDEVDARILLNQYLEDFKDLEVIAECRNGLEAISAINTLEPDLVFLDIQMPSANGFQVLQKIVHIPQVIFSTAHDNYALKAFESNAIDYLLKPYTKERFNLAVNKVLLNTNWNLENIKSLSDKLQLSQALYPEKVFVQKGNKLISLSTNDIVYFEAEGDYTRLCTKDNKSYLSNYGISALEQKLNPVIFSRIHRSSIINVNYIREVIRDAGGYQVIMQNNDIHRISKTYLHVIKNIVI from the coding sequence ATGCTCAAAAGAAAAGTGATTATTTGTGATGATGAGGTAGATGCCCGTATACTGCTAAACCAGTATCTCGAAGACTTCAAAGATCTGGAAGTAATTGCAGAATGCAGAAATGGGCTGGAAGCTATTTCGGCCATTAATACCCTTGAACCCGATCTGGTTTTCCTGGATATACAAATGCCCAGTGCCAATGGTTTCCAGGTATTACAAAAGATTGTCCATATACCACAGGTTATTTTTTCAACAGCCCATGACAACTATGCACTGAAAGCATTTGAAAGCAATGCTATTGACTACCTGCTGAAACCGTATACTAAAGAACGGTTTAACCTGGCAGTAAATAAAGTCTTACTTAATACAAACTGGAACCTGGAAAATATTAAATCATTAAGTGACAAATTACAGTTAAGCCAGGCACTTTATCCTGAAAAGGTATTTGTACAAAAAGGCAACAAGCTGATTAGCTTATCAACAAATGATATTGTATATTTTGAAGCAGAAGGCGACTACACCAGGTTGTGTACAAAAGACAATAAGAGCTACCTTAGTAACTATGGCATCAGTGCATTAGAACAGAAACTAAATCCCGTCATTTTTTCCAGGATACACCGTTCTTCCATTATTAACGTCAATTACATCAGGGAAGTGATCAGGGACGCAGGCGGTTACCAGGTAATTATGCAAAACAATGATATCCATAGGATCAGCAAAACTTACCTGCATGTTATCAAAAACATCGTTATCTAA
- a CDS encoding sensor histidine kinase has protein sequence MIVDYLGKAIITLPFWYLFFRLLAQKSIKFKLAIHFITWPAFVAIWFYSNHAILKLLHWNYLYGSSIIWDIYIPSLFYFLQFAIFHMYDYWTQSEKHKEKEKLLMSIAYQSEISALKAQIQPHFLFNTLNSISASVPIQLEKTRVLIARLADTFRYGLQASEEEWIFLHRELDFIVTYMELEKERFKDRLTFSCTVDDSLRNVFVPPMLLQPIIENAIKHGIAPSINGGHISIDINKHHQKMQISICDTGVGYPEELNKKIFTKGIGLRNTSQRIEKLYNETLLIEKNKPSGLKISFAIPIV, from the coding sequence ATGATTGTTGATTACCTGGGGAAGGCCATTATCACCCTACCTTTCTGGTATCTTTTTTTCAGGCTGCTGGCACAAAAATCTATTAAATTCAAACTTGCCATACACTTCATTACCTGGCCTGCATTTGTTGCAATATGGTTCTACTCTAACCATGCTATATTAAAGCTTTTGCACTGGAACTACCTTTATGGTTCTTCCATCATCTGGGATATTTATATTCCCAGTTTATTCTATTTCTTACAGTTCGCCATTTTCCATATGTATGATTACTGGACACAAAGTGAGAAACACAAGGAAAAGGAGAAACTATTGATGAGTATTGCATATCAGTCTGAAATAAGTGCTTTAAAAGCACAGATACAGCCTCATTTTCTGTTTAACACCCTGAATTCCATCAGTGCATCTGTTCCCATTCAGCTGGAAAAAACACGGGTATTGATCGCCAGATTGGCCGACACCTTTCGTTATGGTCTTCAGGCCAGTGAGGAAGAATGGATTTTTCTCCACCGTGAACTGGATTTCATTGTAACGTATATGGAACTGGAGAAGGAAAGATTTAAAGACAGGCTTACCTTTAGTTGTACGGTGGACGATTCTTTACGGAATGTTTTTGTTCCACCCATGTTGTTACAGCCCATTATTGAAAATGCTATTAAACATGGTATTGCCCCAAGTATTAACGGTGGTCATATCAGTATTGATATCAACAAACATCATCAGAAAATGCAGATATCCATATGTGATACCGGCGTTGGATACCCGGAAGAACTGAATAAGAAAATATTCACCAAAGGAATTGGCCTAAGAAATACGAGTCAGCGTATAGAAAAATTGTATAACGAAACATTGCTGATTGAAAAAAACAAGCCAAGTGGTCTGAAAATTTCATTCGCAATACCTATTGTGTAA
- a CDS encoding outer membrane beta-barrel family protein has protein sequence MYLRIKVLMLIIILALIGKVSGQPVSNRITGSVIDENSNPIPFAVLQLYKEHDTVPVKGVIASERGIFELVNVPAGRYTLRASGMGQKPFNTPGFEIKDTGTVTFNSLLLQPSGKQLTEVVVKGRKPVVEQKIDMTVINVQGSVLAEANNSLEVIQLAPGVKISDNEDQITMNGKEGVDVMINGKLSKLSGRDLVKFLKSMRSNTLQSVEVISNPSSRYDVSGNRGILNIKMKKVQMEGVNGSVNTELSQGEHTRGDVGGEINYARNNFNVYGYLGYHFGKYRTTYIQDRQVSMDRKAKTFNQQNNAVDQWSDPVVRVGADYNIDKFSSVGIVVELEHSHNKKRYDTYNTIQPFGSSSTDSTIYTGSYAPNVRKWNTYNLNYHYTDTSGTAFNVDIDNSFYGYNVDNYLSNRTLTRREDSSLFYTNTKINILTFKADYSREFASNIKLEAGIKFSLVTSRNQFSTSNTREGIYQPDSSRTNNFKYDENVNAGYLNIGKQIGKWGLQLGVRVEQSNVKGIYRDLSDKQTVKPDSTYLNILPTAFLSYLPHEDHAFRLSFSQRIKRPDYESLQPVFYQLDAYSYFVGNPYLKPQKNSTAEFSYTYKSKVTFTASYTRTTDYFNPLVYQIGQVIYQTEQNTGNMDSWNFTANYPFSITKWWSCRNMVTVFYNSYKGQLLQGYLNNGQWSGGFTTTQRFILPEKFILQITARYNLPVQRLIYYEETYGSVGFSVNKKMMGGKGMLRVGCSDLFHTMNKNTTVDFGDLKYTQNNKWESRSAFIEMSYRFGNTRIKQPKERETGNTDERERAGK, from the coding sequence ATGTACCTAAGAATCAAAGTATTAATGCTGATAATTATATTGGCCCTGATAGGCAAAGTAAGTGGACAGCCCGTCAGTAACCGCATAACAGGCTCTGTGATTGATGAAAATAGTAATCCCATTCCCTTCGCTGTTTTACAACTTTATAAAGAGCATGATACAGTACCGGTAAAAGGAGTGATCGCCAGTGAAAGAGGGATTTTTGAACTTGTAAATGTACCAGCGGGCAGATATACCCTGCGCGCCTCTGGTATGGGGCAGAAGCCATTCAATACCCCTGGTTTTGAAATAAAGGATACCGGCACAGTAACTTTTAACAGCTTATTGTTGCAGCCTTCCGGGAAACAGCTGACAGAAGTAGTGGTAAAAGGACGCAAACCGGTGGTAGAACAAAAAATAGACATGACAGTGATCAATGTACAGGGAAGTGTATTGGCTGAGGCCAATAATTCACTGGAAGTTATCCAGCTGGCGCCGGGGGTAAAGATCTCAGACAATGAAGACCAGATTACCATGAATGGAAAAGAGGGCGTGGATGTGATGATTAACGGAAAGCTCTCGAAATTATCAGGAAGAGACCTGGTAAAATTTCTTAAATCCATGCGAAGCAATACTTTGCAGTCTGTCGAGGTAATCAGTAACCCTTCTTCCCGTTATGATGTTAGCGGGAACAGGGGTATACTGAATATTAAAATGAAAAAAGTACAGATGGAAGGCGTGAACGGCAGTGTAAATACGGAGTTGAGCCAGGGAGAGCATACACGTGGTGATGTAGGGGGAGAAATAAACTATGCCAGAAACAATTTTAATGTGTATGGATACCTGGGATATCATTTCGGGAAATACAGGACTACCTATATACAGGACCGCCAGGTGAGTATGGACAGAAAGGCTAAAACATTTAATCAGCAAAATAATGCAGTAGACCAATGGAGTGATCCGGTGGTGAGAGTTGGTGCTGATTATAATATTGACAAATTCAGTTCTGTTGGCATAGTGGTAGAACTGGAACATAGTCATAACAAAAAGAGATATGATACCTATAACACGATACAACCTTTTGGCAGCAGCTCAACGGACAGTACCATATATACTGGCAGTTATGCTCCCAATGTGCGCAAATGGAATACTTACAACCTGAATTATCATTATACAGATACATCGGGTACAGCATTTAATGTCGATATTGATAATTCTTTTTATGGGTATAATGTAGATAATTATCTGTCAAACCGTACGCTCACCAGGCGCGAAGATTCCAGTCTTTTTTATACCAATACTAAAATTAATATCCTGACTTTTAAAGCAGACTACTCCAGGGAGTTTGCCAGTAATATTAAACTGGAAGCCGGCATAAAGTTTTCGCTGGTTACCAGCAGAAATCAATTTTCGACAAGTAATACCAGGGAGGGCATATATCAGCCGGACAGCAGTCGTACCAACAATTTTAAGTACGACGAAAATGTGAATGCAGGTTACTTAAATATAGGCAAACAGATTGGGAAATGGGGACTACAGTTGGGGGTACGGGTGGAACAAAGCAATGTGAAAGGAATCTATAGAGATTTATCGGATAAACAAACGGTGAAACCCGATTCTACTTATTTGAATATTTTGCCAACTGCATTTTTAAGTTATTTGCCCCATGAAGACCATGCTTTCCGACTGTCTTTCAGTCAGAGGATCAAGCGTCCGGACTATGAAAGTCTGCAGCCGGTATTTTATCAACTGGATGCCTATTCCTATTTTGTAGGAAATCCTTATTTGAAACCACAAAAGAATTCCACCGCAGAATTTTCTTATACCTATAAGAGTAAAGTAACTTTTACTGCCTCCTATACCAGGACAACGGATTATTTTAATCCACTTGTGTACCAGATTGGCCAGGTTATCTATCAAACAGAACAGAATACCGGTAACATGGACAGCTGGAACTTCACCGCGAATTATCCCTTTTCAATTACAAAATGGTGGAGCTGCCGCAACATGGTAACAGTCTTTTATAATTCTTATAAAGGTCAATTACTGCAGGGATATCTGAATAACGGGCAATGGAGTGGTGGTTTTACAACAACTCAACGGTTTATTTTACCAGAAAAATTTATACTACAGATTACTGCCAGGTATAATTTGCCGGTTCAGCGCCTGATTTATTATGAAGAAACTTATGGTAGTGTGGGATTCTCTGTTAATAAAAAAATGATGGGTGGTAAGGGTATGCTTCGTGTAGGTTGCAGTGACCTTTTCCATACCATGAACAAAAATACGACTGTTGATTTCGGCGATCTGAAATATACACAGAACAATAAGTGGGAAAGCCGCTCTGCATTTATTGAAATGAGCTACAGATTTGGTAATACCAGGATAAAACAGCCTAAGGAAAGAGAAACAGGCAATACCGATGAAAGAGAGCGGGCAGGAAAATAA
- a CDS encoding alpha/beta fold hydrolase: MFTASQSYGQHIKPSENGYAPVNGIKVYYEVYGEGQPIVLLHGAYMTIDLNWGQLIPELSKSGKVIAIELQGHGHTPFSDRKLSLGTLASDVEGVMDYLKIDSADIIGYSFGGKVAYQFAIQSPKRLKKLVIISSSYKSSGWEPEVINAFKNMKPELFTNTPMKAAYDAVAPDKTKWTKFLEQMIASGATPFDLGDSNISKIAAPVLIIAGDNDGLDKIELIKTYKLLGGAVTADFGAMPKSQLAIVPGQGHVSLMKQTTTILTYLNNFLQ; the protein is encoded by the coding sequence ATGTTTACAGCATCTCAATCTTACGGACAACACATCAAGCCTTCTGAAAATGGCTATGCACCTGTCAATGGCATCAAAGTTTATTACGAGGTGTATGGCGAGGGTCAGCCTATCGTTTTATTACATGGTGCCTATATGACAATAGATTTGAACTGGGGCCAGCTAATCCCTGAGCTATCAAAATCAGGAAAAGTAATTGCTATTGAACTGCAGGGGCATGGACATACACCGTTTTCAGACAGAAAATTATCGCTTGGTACCCTGGCTAGTGATGTGGAAGGAGTAATGGATTATCTGAAAATTGACAGTGCGGATATAATAGGATATAGTTTTGGCGGCAAAGTGGCTTACCAGTTCGCTATTCAAAGCCCGAAACGGCTAAAAAAATTAGTTATCATTTCTTCTTCTTATAAGAGTAGCGGTTGGGAACCCGAGGTAATCAATGCGTTTAAAAATATGAAGCCTGAGCTTTTTACGAACACGCCTATGAAAGCCGCATACGATGCGGTAGCACCTGATAAAACAAAATGGACAAAGTTCTTAGAGCAGATGATTGCTTCAGGTGCGACGCCATTCGACCTGGGTGACTCCAATATTTCGAAAATTGCTGCACCGGTATTGATCATAGCCGGTGACAATGATGGCCTGGATAAAATTGAATTGATAAAAACCTATAAATTATTAGGAGGCGCTGTTACTGCAGATTTTGGCGCAATGCCAAAATCACAATTGGCCATTGTTCCTGGGCAAGGACATGTCAGCCTGATGAAGCAGACGACAACAATCCTGACCTACTTGAATAATTTTTTACAATAA
- a CDS encoding inclusion body family protein — protein sequence MSNTAQAPNHSRTAQRSVANNISVLTIVDVEQIKSLNPNPSQDPEKPQPIHYNQGVTMRCPYDHFVAEPGPGNITFKANLQDSVSFRATTISGNSENAVIVYKIKANDSVNVFNPFLTNAITRTGSVVPSSPNGVPAATDSLTFYSFDSKIRNKGTESFTIYLALYELDEIGENQVLYGYFYWDPTIQVQ from the coding sequence ATGTCAAACACAGCGCAAGCTCCCAACCATTCAAGAACTGCTCAAAGATCGGTAGCTAACAACATCAGTGTATTAACGATCGTTGACGTTGAACAGATTAAGTCACTCAATCCCAATCCAAGTCAGGACCCGGAAAAACCCCAGCCTATTCATTACAACCAGGGTGTCACAATGCGATGCCCTTATGACCACTTTGTGGCGGAACCTGGCCCGGGGAATATTACCTTCAAGGCAAATTTGCAAGACTCCGTTTCTTTCAGGGCGACCACTATTTCCGGTAATTCAGAAAATGCTGTTATTGTCTATAAAATAAAGGCCAACGACTCAGTTAATGTATTTAACCCTTTTCTGACAAATGCGATCACCAGGACTGGTTCAGTGGTGCCTTCATCACCCAATGGTGTTCCGGCAGCAACTGACTCCCTGACATTTTATTCATTTGATTCTAAGATAAGAAATAAAGGTACAGAAAGCTTCACCATATATCTTGCTCTATATGAGCTGGATGAAATCGGGGAGAACCAGGTGCTTTATGGCTACTTCTACTGGGATCCAACCATTCAGGTACAATAA
- a CDS encoding AIPR family protein translates to MSKIIVNRIKSYLDKTFKGKIDLTDISTKPKDEQQRNFLSRALAAYALTMEAGATVESAGQSVTDGYDDNGIDAIYFDRPARTLWLVQSKYIENGAGGVDNGDIEKFSKGVKKLIDGDFSRFNDKIKAKQDEILEALEDATVKIQILFSYTGKQLSTHNWVSINDLLEEQNDTEEILFFTDFNIDKVYKGLETGIGNTPINEDVMISNWGHIDEPYKSYYGQITGTDLGLLWEKYGRRLFTENIRSFLGTSTVNEEIIKTVKSEPNNFIYFNNGITILCDSIKKKPIGGSDKTIGAFTCNGIAVVNGAQTLGAIGSLYNSKTDELSRVKVLVKFISLEESPEGFGPRITVATNTQNKVEKKDFVSLDTEQARLKIELKLDNIDYHYKRTDERVIPDVNNFLLEEVAFSLAALYDNVDYSTMVKKESGKLWEDVTKPPYTDLFNQNVSAQKIIKALNIYRYVSEKMNGMALATEGRERSIYRYGNAFVTHIVCQKMNKAIWADSNTSFETFCKNDLPVMVDDYIEQLKKIIEVEYPDSMIVYTLRNYTKCRHLKALMR, encoded by the coding sequence ATGAGTAAAATAATTGTAAATAGGATAAAAAGTTATCTTGACAAAACGTTCAAGGGAAAAATTGATCTAACTGATATTTCGACTAAACCTAAAGATGAACAACAACGAAATTTTCTTTCTAGAGCTTTAGCTGCATATGCCTTAACTATGGAAGCTGGGGCAACTGTTGAAAGTGCAGGACAATCTGTAACTGACGGTTATGATGATAATGGGATTGACGCAATTTATTTTGATAGACCTGCAAGGACTCTTTGGTTAGTTCAATCAAAGTATATTGAAAATGGTGCAGGTGGTGTTGACAATGGAGATATTGAGAAATTTTCTAAAGGTGTAAAAAAACTCATTGACGGTGACTTTTCTAGGTTCAATGACAAAATAAAGGCAAAGCAAGATGAGATATTAGAAGCATTGGAAGATGCTACTGTAAAAATTCAAATATTATTTTCTTATACAGGAAAGCAACTTTCAACACACAACTGGGTATCAATTAATGATCTTCTGGAAGAACAAAATGACACTGAGGAAATTTTATTCTTCACAGATTTTAATATTGATAAAGTTTATAAAGGATTAGAAACAGGTATAGGTAACACACCTATAAATGAAGATGTAATGATTTCCAATTGGGGGCATATTGATGAGCCTTACAAATCCTACTACGGACAAATTACAGGAACAGACTTGGGCCTTCTATGGGAGAAATACGGAAGACGATTATTTACAGAAAATATTCGCAGTTTTCTAGGAACATCAACTGTGAATGAAGAAATTATTAAGACGGTTAAGTCAGAACCCAACAATTTTATATACTTCAACAATGGAATAACCATTCTATGTGATAGCATAAAAAAGAAGCCAATTGGCGGAAGCGATAAGACAATTGGAGCATTTACCTGCAATGGTATTGCTGTTGTAAATGGAGCACAGACACTTGGGGCAATTGGTTCACTATATAATTCAAAGACAGACGAGTTAAGTCGGGTAAAAGTTCTGGTTAAATTTATTTCTCTTGAAGAAAGTCCTGAAGGTTTCGGACCAAGAATAACTGTGGCCACCAACACCCAAAATAAGGTCGAAAAAAAGGACTTTGTATCCCTTGATACAGAACAGGCACGTCTTAAAATTGAGCTTAAACTTGATAATATTGACTATCATTATAAGAGAACGGATGAAAGAGTAATTCCCGATGTAAATAATTTTCTATTAGAGGAAGTTGCATTTAGCCTTGCTGCACTTTATGATAACGTTGATTATTCAACGATGGTTAAGAAAGAATCGGGCAAATTATGGGAAGATGTAACTAAACCGCCTTATACAGATTTGTTTAATCAAAACGTTTCTGCACAGAAAATAATTAAGGCATTAAACATATATAGATATGTTTCTGAGAAAATGAATGGAATGGCTTTGGCTACAGAAGGAAGGGAACGTAGCATATATCGTTATGGTAATGCCTTTGTAACGCATATTGTCTGTCAAAAAATGAATAAAGCTATTTGGGCTGACAGCAACACAAGCTTTGAAACTTTTTGCAAGAATGATTTGCCTGTAATGGTTGATGACTATATAGAACAACTTAAAAAAATTATTGAGGTCGAATATCCGGACTCAATGATAGTTTATACTCTTAGAAATTATACTAAATGCAGACATTTAAAAGCACTAATGAGATAG
- a CDS encoding DEAD/DEAH box helicase, with the protein MDTSEIRGIAIDSAEKYYQYLEQNNKGIQEVEVYDIAAQKEKDVYKLRLSAKLFDIDAVFFKLYTQNRLYTTGEIKIIEYDADKNVLLIKPKEDLIAAFEKLAARDIKVISDLKFLVERIKKWYEIKGAEVTFPSNQSVLQDSFRHLRYLPGLEPSEKQKSALQLIFQSPFSYIWGAPGTGKTQFVLSYAILHYLSHRKRVAIFAPTNNAIEQVLRGVLKMTDKAGIARSRILRLGVPSRKFAEEYPEVCEERGIMKKLEELDKQIALYRKIIAIAQERDRLEQAQDGLSIFSSFPSLEERLAGLRPELEKSREVYLSVQTEVKRIRSNVAQANTDKEAAQRKINSLSHRVGKWFSNKLTGPETQLQKADQVLIELHVRLQHWIQELNEKEGDFQAKKEAVANEDRKWNQVVSLVKERFRITDDLQTLVANWHGENWAAMKSKLYSQIQTELEKNINTEEKYQEYKSHPLVDLQQQLEKLETTRERMAAFSTEERLKEVSVVACTLDGYVGRFTETKLQADHVFMDEAGYANIIKALTLFNMRTPVTFLGDHMQLPPVCEINDSDIKQNPAYSNIFLWAQSAIFLEGVFAKTRDAMLLEYLNNAPMVAARMQQADLIHTFRFGKKLAAILDTHVYANGFTSSREDGDTKVYYVHAPKIEPFKSRLSAGEVQAIRTIVEHLLPEEDFVILTPYKKQVQALGKALPKERNELKILTVHGSQGREWDTVILSVVDTGDKWFVDSKSPLSNGLNLLNTAVSRPKHRLIIVCDYRYWQSQNGQLVSDLLAVGEKFQ; encoded by the coding sequence ATGGATACTTCAGAAATTAGAGGCATCGCCATCGATAGTGCAGAAAAATACTACCAATACCTAGAACAAAATAACAAAGGAATCCAGGAAGTCGAGGTATATGATATTGCAGCACAAAAGGAGAAAGATGTTTATAAACTGCGGCTGTCTGCCAAACTATTCGATATTGATGCAGTCTTTTTCAAACTCTATACCCAAAACCGCCTTTATACGACTGGAGAGATTAAAATTATAGAATATGATGCGGACAAGAATGTACTCTTGATAAAGCCGAAAGAGGACCTAATCGCTGCTTTCGAAAAGTTAGCTGCTAGGGATATTAAAGTTATTTCCGATTTGAAATTTCTGGTCGAACGCATCAAAAAATGGTACGAGATAAAAGGAGCTGAAGTAACCTTTCCCTCCAATCAATCAGTATTGCAAGATTCTTTTAGACACTTGCGTTATTTACCGGGTCTAGAGCCATCGGAGAAGCAAAAAAGTGCGTTGCAGCTTATTTTTCAATCTCCCTTTTCATATATATGGGGAGCACCCGGCACTGGTAAAACACAGTTCGTTTTGTCTTATGCTATTTTACATTACCTCTCCCATCGGAAACGGGTAGCTATTTTTGCACCCACCAATAACGCGATTGAGCAGGTATTGCGCGGAGTATTAAAAATGACGGATAAGGCGGGCATTGCGCGATCCAGAATATTGCGGCTTGGTGTTCCCTCTAGAAAGTTTGCTGAAGAATATCCAGAAGTTTGTGAGGAACGAGGAATTATGAAGAAATTGGAGGAGCTGGATAAACAAATTGCGCTATATAGAAAGATTATTGCCATTGCCCAAGAGAGGGATCGGTTAGAACAGGCACAAGACGGATTGTCAATTTTTTCAAGCTTTCCTTCCCTGGAAGAAAGACTCGCTGGGTTACGGCCAGAGCTGGAGAAAAGTAGAGAGGTATACTTATCAGTACAAACTGAAGTAAAACGAATTCGCAGTAACGTAGCGCAAGCCAATACAGATAAAGAAGCCGCACAACGCAAAATAAATTCTTTGAGTCATCGGGTCGGTAAGTGGTTCTCCAATAAGCTTACAGGACCAGAAACACAGTTGCAGAAGGCTGATCAAGTATTAATCGAGTTACATGTGAGACTGCAACATTGGATCCAAGAACTAAATGAAAAAGAAGGAGACTTTCAGGCAAAGAAAGAAGCAGTAGCTAACGAAGATCGTAAATGGAATCAAGTTGTCTCCCTTGTAAAAGAGCGATTTAGGATAACGGACGACTTACAAACACTTGTTGCAAATTGGCATGGAGAAAATTGGGCTGCTATGAAATCTAAACTGTATTCACAGATACAGACTGAACTGGAAAAGAACATAAACACTGAAGAAAAATACCAGGAGTATAAATCTCATCCGCTAGTAGACTTGCAACAACAATTGGAAAAATTGGAAACGACTCGCGAACGAATGGCTGCTTTTTCTACAGAAGAGAGGTTAAAGGAAGTGAGTGTAGTAGCCTGTACCCTTGATGGCTATGTTGGCCGATTTACCGAAACTAAATTACAGGCTGATCATGTTTTTATGGACGAGGCAGGATACGCCAACATTATTAAGGCTCTCACACTATTTAATATGCGAACCCCAGTTACTTTCTTGGGAGATCATATGCAACTACCCCCCGTGTGTGAGATAAATGACAGTGATATCAAACAAAATCCAGCCTATAGCAATATATTCTTATGGGCGCAGTCGGCAATTTTTCTGGAAGGTGTCTTTGCAAAGACAAGGGATGCTATGCTATTAGAATACCTAAACAATGCTCCAATGGTTGCCGCTCGTATGCAACAGGCAGACCTCATACATACCTTTCGGTTTGGCAAAAAACTGGCAGCCATTCTGGATACCCACGTATATGCGAATGGTTTTACATCTTCTCGTGAGGATGGAGACACAAAGGTATACTATGTTCATGCTCCAAAAATAGAACCATTTAAGAGTCGATTAAGCGCAGGGGAAGTTCAGGCGATCCGCACTATTGTAGAACATTTGCTGCCAGAAGAGGATTTTGTCATCTTAACGCCATATAAAAAGCAGGTACAGGCATTGGGCAAAGCACTACCCAAAGAACGCAATGAGTTGAAAATTTTAACGGTGCATGGCTCACAGGGGCGAGAATGGGATACTGTAATTCTCAGTGTTGTGGATACTGGGGACAAATGGTTCGTTGATTCGAAATCACCTCTTTCCAACGGTCTTAATCTGCTAAACACTGCAGTAAGCCGTCCTAAACATCGCTTGATCATTGTTTGTGACTACAGATATTGGCAAAGCCAAAATGGTCAGTTAGTATCGGATTTATTAGCAGTAGGAGAAAAGTTCCAATAA